In Bufo gargarizans isolate SCDJY-AF-19 chromosome 5, ASM1485885v1, whole genome shotgun sequence, the following are encoded in one genomic region:
- the LOC122939275 gene encoding uncharacterized protein LOC122939275, which produces MSRLLLRRAGGPPGLSAPPVRLGHSPPPSQLTLGSRICAAAGSLELLAAGSVQRAVAPPLPPPSQPQALPSSHEVSGSLGVRAGSRMGSQGSSHSSQSLPPTPPSTQITLPPAITEQQPGVSSVAPSLAMMPAVTPSGAEVLFSPITALSQPLVPPPPPAPERSRARRGRSSSSSSSRESRRRHGSHRHRSRRRSGDSAWSRRSRSSRWRSPSSSEGSVAASGESVRRVRVQRNRRTSGRSSRAQSLVLAPSLQPEVPVPGPAVAPIPPPSGIPILSPGSGTGGPGMPPAPVGFGGQQLMSLVRSSVSPATWQTHGNSWVQWWGIVGERDVGARDDLRLEVTVEWLLYLRSLRVSAAVAQRRLSGIAFHFKLRGWSDVTKHFVIRQALKGWRKEYVSRESRRPVSFGLLGKLISLLPQVCSSPFEVSLFSGSFSLAFFAALRVVEIGVQAVGPVVLVVHAGGNDIGSVPLLELLTLMRSDLERFPSFFREGGCVRA; this is translated from the exons ATGTCCCGATTGCTCCTGCGGAGGGCAGGCGGTCCTCCCGGCTTATCCGCCCCCCCCGTACGTCTCGGCCATAGCCCCCCTCCTTCTCAGCTTACCTTGGGCTCCCGTATCTGTGCTGCTGCAGGATCGCTGGAGCTTCTGGCTGCCGGCTCTGTGCAGAGGGCGGTAGCTCCGccccttcctcccccctcccagcCCCAGGCTCTTCCCTCCTCACACGAGGTCAGTGGAAGTTTAGGTGTACGTGCAGGCAGCAGGATGGGGTCACAGGGTAGCAGCCATTCTTCCCAGAGTCTCCCCCCTACCCCCCCTTCCACTCAAATCACTCTGCCCCCTGCTATTACTGAGCAGCAGCCGGGAGTTAGTTCTGTTGCTCCTTCACTGGCCATGATGCCTGCAGTGACCCCTAGTGGTGCTGAAGTGCTTTTTTCCCCTATCACTGCACTGTCTCAGCCACTcgtacctcctccccctcctgcgCCCGAACGGTCACGTGCCCGCAGGGGAAGGTCcagctcttcatcctcctctcgtGAGAGCCGGAGGcgccatggatcccacaggcacCGGTCGCGTCGCAGGTCTGGTGACTCAGCATGGAGCAGGCGATCCAGATCCTCAAGGTGGCGGTCCCCGTCGTCCTCGGAGGGGTCCGTTGCCGCGTCTGGGGAGTCTGTGCGGCGTGTGCGGGTCCAGCGCAATAGGCGGACGTCTGGTCGGTCTTCCAGGGCTCAGAGCCTGGTTCTGGCACCTTCTTTGCAGCCTGAGGTTCCCGTGCCTGGTCCCGCGGTAGCGCCAATACCGCCTCCGTCCG GAATTCCGATCCTTTCTCCCGGAAGCGGAACGGGAGGGCCGGGAATGCCCCCCGCACCTGTGGGATTTGGTGGACAGCAGCTGATGTCGCTGGTCAGATCCTCGGTTTCCCCTGCTACCTGGCAGACTCACGGTAATTCATGGGTTCAATGGTGGGGGATTGTGGGTGAACGAGATGTTGGCGCTAGGGATGATCTGCGGCTGGAGGTGACTGTGGAGTGGCTGTTGTATTTGCGGTCCTTGCGGGTTTCTGCAGCGGTTGCGCAGCGCCGTCTATCGGGCATTGCGTTTCACTTTAAGCTGCGGGGATGGTCGGATGTTACCAAGCATTTCGTTATTCGGCAGGCTTTAAAGGGTTGGAGGAAGGAATATGTTTCCCGAGAGAGTCGACGGCCGGTCTCGTTTGGCTTACTCGGCAAGCTTATTTCCCTGCTTCCCCAGGTTTGCTCATCTCCCTTTGAGGTGTCCCTGTTTTCAGGCAGTTTTAGTTTGGCCTTTTTTGCGGCCCTTAGG GTGGTGGAGATTGGCGTTCAAGCCGTGGGCCCGGTGGTCCTGGTTGTTCACGCTGGGGGCAATGACATTGGTTCTGTTCCCTTGCTGGAACTGTTGACCCTGATGCGGTCAGATTTGGAGAGGTTCCCGTCCTTCTTTAGGGAG GGAGGCTGTGTGCGGGCTTGA